TGACCGGAACACGCGACTGGTCACGAAGTTGCAACACACATGCAGTGTAGGCGATAAAAGACAACACAACCCCTAAAAAACTGACTCCTTCTCACGCTTTTTCTATTGGAGCCGTCTCTGGGCCTGTGTTTTCGAGACAACAAAACCCGCTTGTACACATGCCGCTACCTCCCGTGAGCAGCAAAAGACTAAGTTGATGAGGCCGAAAGGTTCGTTCGCCGGGTCCCGTCGGAAAACAATCCGAAAGCTTCTGATTATGGAAACAGACACCTTTACCCCTTGTTCTTCAGATATCGCCGAGACATCAAAATACGTGAAAACGAGCCTCGGCGGAATGTGAGAGGACTCAGCGCTCTGAAGACACTAGCTGACGCGCCGACGCGGCTGCGGTGACACCGCACACattcggcgcatgcagtgttGCGTCCCATCAGCGTTGAGAATGCATGTCAACTTTGCCGCGGCGCGGCTCAACGCAAGTTCAGAAAAAACCATTTTGCTGAACCATTTCCTCCACCCCGCCGTCACaacttctcttcttttcaggagttttgctttctttccagCAGAATCGCGCGTTCAGTTGTGGGGCGCTGCCTTTTTTGTCCGCAGTTTCTTGTTCACTTTTACCCCTCGACGGCGAGATCTAGATCTGGCGCAAAAGCTGTGAAGTCCAGCTTTGCGCTTTCAACTCGATATACAGTCGGCATCCTCATCCACCGGCTAAGAAGCGATTTAGCTTTGCAAAACCTCGAAAGGCGTCCGGAGCATCTTTCCCTGGAGAAAAGCCCCTCAACTTGCCGCAGCTCTGCGCAGTGGCGTGGCGACGGCATCGTtggggctgcatgcacactcgTGGCGACACGCTTCGTGGAATTTTCCTGGAATAAACGGGTATCCGGCGGAAAGAATGTTCCTTTGAGAACGCACCAAAGGGATCGATTTGCGTGGCCGGCTTGGCAGTGTCAAAGTTGGTGTATGGACGCGCTGCTCGGTGAGTCTGGACCTCCCGGCCTCTCTTGGTTACCACGATGGACCGGGTCCCGAGCTcaaaagaaaacagggaTGTGGCCACGGGTCTCTCCGATCAGGAGATGCttgtgaagaagaagaaaaggaaggacgACGCCGCCAAGTCTCGCGACGGTGACGgttcctctgcgcctccctcttctgcgtctgcctctcctcccactttctcttctctcggtctttGCGCGGAGCTTTGTGCATCGGTTTCGACTCTCGGCTGGCGCGCGCCAACAGCCATTCAGTCAGAGGTGCTCCCGTATGCTTTGCAAGGTCGAGACATCATCGCCctggcggagacaggaagtgGAAAGACAGCGGCATTCGGGCTGCCGATTCTGCAACAGCTCCTTCAGCGGACTCAGAGATTCTACGCTCTCATCCTTGCCCCCACGCGAGAACTTTGCCTCCAGATTTCCCAGCAGATGCTCGCCATGGGCGGCTCTCTAGGTGTCACCGTCGTCACGCTGGTGGGCGGACTCGATCACAATACTCAAGCCATTGCGCTCGCGAAAAAGCCTCACGTTGTGGTGGGCAGCCCTGGACGCGTTGTTGACCACCTTCAACAGACAAAAGGCTTCAGCTTGAAGAGCGTCAAAGTAAGACAAGCCGCCGAGAAAACATGCAGCCAGTCTGGCACTCGGGCCGAGACGCGTGTCTCCAggcttctctgtcgcgcgtGGGATCCCTGGACCCCCCTGGCCTCTATCTTTTCGTCACCGCCTGCTACGTGGTAAACACACTTACGTCGCCGCAGGAACTGTGCTGTATCgtgcgccttcgcttctcccctcgtcgccCATCTCTGCTGTGTGCTCGTTTCCCTTGTCAGGTGCTCGTGTTGGACGAGGCAGaccggcttctctccttggACTTCGACGCCGCGCTCCAGGTTCTCCTGGAGCACGTCGGCAGccccgcagagaggcaaacgatGCTGTTCAGCGCCACCATGACAACCAAAGTCTCAAAGCTGCAGAAGGCCTCTTTGAAGAAGCCTGTGAAGGTAGGATGCACTGGTCGAAACCGAAGACGGCCATgcgaaaaggcagaacgACTGTGGAGCGCCGTCGCGAGGATCTCACAGATGGGCCGCTGCTCACTCCCGTTTATCTTGTTTCTCAGCTAGAGGTGAATAGCAAGTACGACGTTGCCTCGCTCTTGCAACAACACTTCCTGCTTGTCCCCTTCAAGCTGAAGCACACCCACCTCGCCGCAGCTCTCCTTcatctgtctccgtcttccgtcATTGTCTTCACAAACACCTGCGCGAATGCGCGAAccatcgctctcttccttcgccacCTCGGCTTCCAGTCGGTGAGTGCGGCGTCTGCTCCCCTTCACGCGGGAAACGCTGCCGCTTAGCCCCGTTCCCTGCCGCTCGCACCTCTGTTTGCGGGTGTGGGCCTTCCGCGTCCAGTCCTGCCGCGTTGGCCGCATTCGCCATTTTATTCTCCCGCAacttgccttttctctgctcgcgTAGGTCTGCCTGCACGGGAAGATGACGCAGCCGCAGCGTATCGGCGCGCTGACCAAGTTCCGAGCTGCCGAGACCAGTTGTTTGGTGGCGACTGAAGTCGGCAGTCGAGGTCTCGATATCCCCCACGTCCAGATGGTTATCAATTTCgatgtgcctctctcttccaagGAGTACATCCATCGCGTTGGCCGTACGGCTCGGGCGGGAAGGACTGGACGCGCTCTCACCATCGTGACTCAGTAAGCCCAGAGAGTCTCTCGGCTTTgtctgcgcgtttccttcttcccgctcttcgcTTCACCTGGCTGTTCGTGTTCCCCTCActgctctccttcctctccccgctgtcttcttcgtctccccttctcgctggGCGGCCCCTCCGTTTTACCTCTCGGCTGCCTTGTGCACTTGACGCTTTCAGAAGGTTCTCCCCGTCTCACCGtgctccgtttccttcgctggCGCCCGTATCCCCTGCACGCCTCGGTTCCGCGTTGCGTCCATtcgctttttgtctctgaCTCTCCACAGATACGACGTCGAGGCTTACCAACGTATCGAGCACGCGCTGGGACAGAAGCTCGACGAACTGACTGTAGgcgcggaggagaaggcaggcaaGAAGCTgccgcggcgaggcaggaggaTCCGCAGGAGCGCGAAACGTGATGCGGGCGCGACAGTGGACATGCCTGACGGAAAGGGAGGGTCGCGGCGAGAACTCTACACCGCACGAGCGAACAAGCGGAAAAACAAGGGAGgcaagagaacagagaggcgggaaaccCGACGCGGTAGCGAGCAAAGACAGGGGGCCGAGACACCAAAGACACAAaacagaagaacggaaaaagcCCTAGGCGCGAAGCCTCGGGCGTCTTAGTGTGCTGCTTCCTTTTGCTGCGGTTGAGTACCCCCTTTCAGCTCCTCAGGTGTGTGGTCTTCTCTAGGTTTTTCTCTGTGAGCAATTCACGTATCTTTCTCATTCTAAGGGCCTCTTTGCCCCCTGTTTCATGGATCCCCTTCAGGAGTtgacggcgacggagaaggtCATGCCTCTGCACGAAAAAGTTCTCGAAGCCCTGAGGTGAGTGGATGCgtgcggagaaaaaagggaaccTCCCGCAAGACACTGCAGAAAATGTCGACACGAAGGGGGAGTGTTTACGCTGTTTTCCTGGATGAGCGATCGGTTGCCAGGGAGGAATCGAGGTGAAGAGCATTTacgggcagagagaaggcgacaaaggTCGGCAGCAAGATGCCGGGAGGCTGCGGCCGCAGGTTTGTCGACCACACACGGGAGGGCGGAAATAACCGTTTTTCGGAAGCCGTAACATATCGGCTCCACACaccggaggagagaaagcggaagcaTTCGGCACTTaaaagggaaagacacaTCAAGTCGGATTAGCGAATGAGATCTGGTCAAGTTGTACGTGCGCTGTCGTGGAGAATCGACGCGACAGAAGCGTTGTCTCACTTAGCCAGCGTTGCCCAccaagacaagagagacgcatgTGTGTGAGGGACGGCGTTGTGACTCGTGTGCGTCTTTCAGGTCTGCCGAGCTCGAAGCTCGAGAAGCCGACGACGCTGCGCTCGTTCAGAAAGCAGccaagaagaagcgaggagcaGGGAGCAAGAGACCGCCTGGTGCaggggggaaaaagagaaagctcggctgagaagacgaagagcgagtGACGAGACTGGATGCGAACGAACAAGGAAGGTGTCTCCCGGTCGAGAGTCGTGGGCGTCTGTTTCGCGTATACTCTCTTTCGCGTAtactctcttcgtccttcacTTCTTTCCCTTGTCCCCTCGCGTGCACGCGGCTGGAAGTGTCGTTTGAAAGTGCGGCATGCGTGGCCCGTGACGTGTGCTTCCGGGGTCCCTTGTCAacctcctcgtcgctcttccgcgccttccctgcGCGCCAGACTCTTTCCTGAACTGACTTGTCCGAcgccctcttctgtcttccgtGTAGAGTCGCTGCGAGGGGTGCGGCAGCCGAGTGGTTCCGAGTCGGAACACAGACAGCTCCGTAGAAGTGCTCGCGTGCGCGGCAGGACGCCCGGAGTGCATCGCGCGTGACAGACACGAACTGTTTCGCTCGCCCTCGAAGGCGCCGGGGCGCCCGCCTCGAAGTGACCCTCCCCGCTCTTCGCCAACTGCCGCCGAGCAGCGCCCGATTCCGCCGATCCAGGCTCTCGGTCGAGGACTCTGAAGGGTGCCACCAGAGTACTGAGAGGCGTGAATCTCTGTGcgtgtgtacgtacaccccacGAGCGACATGGACAAAAAGTGTAGAGCGCGTCGGCTTTACTCGACAAAAACTGGGACAGTGGCCGCGGGCACCAGGCGCTGAACCAGCCGCACGCCTCCTGAGAACTGATATGGGGGAGAAAAGGTCCCGGCGAGAGCCTGAAAAAAGTGTCAGAGTGGGAGTGAGAGTCTCACGGATGCCCCTGAgtgaagggaaaacgcgaagcaaGCTGGAGCTCGGGCCTAGGGCccacagcagagacgaggaagactaTAAAGAGCTTTAAACACCCGGATGTTGATTCGTCAACCGTTTATGCCTCGAAATCCATGTGGATGGGTTATTATTTGGAAGTACAGTATGGTCTTGGTGATTATTTGGAGTGCTAATCCACAAACGACTTACATCTTACAGGGTAGATTAGCAACTATCTTATATATCGTGCTACTGGATTGGTTCTATGCTTACACGAAACCAGCAGTGTGAATGGCTACAGCTTGGACACAagcggagagggacaggcgccGGACGGGGTGGATTCCGCTAGCGGAGAGTCGATGGGTTTCGGGGAAGACTGTTTTGTTTTGTCGCGAAAGAGACGGTCGGGAGTTTCGTCTgggtttcttttcttcggaCGGAACAACATGCCGCAAGCACAAAACTACACATATGTTTTTTTTCAAACCCAGTTTCGCCCACCCTTTGAGATCCTGCATCCACAGCCTCTCGCGACGGTCCGACACGAAACGTCTTGGAGTGCCCTGGCCACATCACACAGTTCGTTGACGGCTCAGCCTCTTGTACTTGAAAGAGCAAATCTTTCTTGCGCAGGAGAGGTATCTTCTGCTTCGGTtctgaaaaaaacgcgttttctcaaGTCTCCCACACACACCTCGAAAAAACCGGCTTCCAGTGGGGTGTTCCAAAACTTAATTTTCTGGAAAAAACGCATGCCACTCTGGCCTCccgagaagcgggagaaaggcgggagCCGGATATCGGTTGCCAAGAGCTcgcctttgctttttccaCGAGGCAAAGCCTTCCCGTGTGTGTTTAGAAGCCTCAAGATGGGAACCCCACAATCACGCCAGGGAACcagtggagacggagagcgcgagaagctgaCAAGGAAGAaccgagaaacagaagactgCCTGTGCGTCCTCGAGGTGTTTTTGTTCCAGCAGTAGACAGCGGACACGGAAAACACAGAACGGAACGGAGCTGGGCCTTTAGTTCTTCCGAAGACCCCTGGTGTgccctccgtttttctcggcggTTCACacacggaaaaaagaaaagacgcaacTTTTTTCCGGAGCTAAATCCGATTTTTCGAGTCCCCCTTGTTTTCCATTCACCAAGTCGCACGCAACGTGCAAACATTCAAAGAGGGACGAGAGTTGACGTGAAACACACTCTAGTGGAAGGACTCGAGACGAAACGCCTCAGccagaaagagggaaggtgTCTGCAATTTGCAAGGAAaacctttctctctccctgaTCGGCATATCTAGCCTATCCAGACCGCGGGTCTGGGTACAACAGCGACAAAAACGCACATTTTTCACAATCCCTAAACACAATAGTGTGCGTGTGCTGTCCACATCTAGGGAAACACATCAACCTATCTGTACATCCACCCACAGGCAGCCGACGCGTGCACAGACCTGCCCccagcttctcgcttcttttgaACCACGGAAGCGAAaaccgcgtttcctcgcccgAGGAAAAGCTGAGGCACAGACAACGGCCGGTTCCCTTCTGGACATTCCAGGTGAAAATgacaagaaagaggagagtaAACAGACAAGGACACAACAACGGCGGCATGCACCGCCGTCTGCTCGGCCAACGGGCTCTTCACCGAGAGACTGTGTGTCACAGTGGGCAGGCTTCTTCTACACAGCACCGAAAATCCATCACGGGTATATCCCCCCCGAGGCGACACAACCGCCCGAGGCGACACAACAGAGTTCCCCACAGATCTTTTTTACATTCGCACACATTTCACACCTTTCGCATCCACACACATGCAACCCTGCACTCCACACGTTCGCCGCTTCATTCACACTTTTCTAGGCTACACCTCCTCcgagagtctctctctcttcatcccGCTGTGTCGGGTCGCAGgttcttgcttttctcttcctttccacgcGCCCTTCACCTTTCTTGGCCCCTCCCGTCGTCATCCGAACCCGAAGCCGCGGAACTCTCGCGGCGTGCGCCCAGGGGCGGGGTCTCCAGGTCCCCCGACGCGGCATTTTCaagtcgtctctctccgcctgcgcTGGCGTAGCCGCGGCCTCCCCTGCCGgcttccgcgtttctgctcgaGAAGTGTCCGACTCCCGCAAActgcggcgaggaagcgaaaggggACGAGCCGGAGCTTTCCGACCGACCCACCGCGCAGTTcaacgctgcatgcagcaacCGCGCCTGGCCGTTCTTCGACATCCCGCTGCCTGCTGAACCTGGCGTCGCGGTGGCATGGCCATCGTGGGAGTAGCCagacgcgaaaggagacacaccaCCCCCCCCGTTGCTGCCCCGACTCGAGTGACCACGCCCTGCAGCGCCGAAGCCACTTGGCCCAGGAGTCGCCGTGGACGACGCACCGGGCtggaaggacggagacgcgacgtGGGACTGGGAGCCTGTCGGCCTACGGCGGAACGAAGGCAACGACGCGCCCCCTGATGTCGTCCGACTTGGCTCAATGCCACAGGGTATCCGACTTGACTCGCCTCGTCTACAGAAGTGAGAATTCGCGTACGCGTGTGCCTCGTGGCAactgcctcttcgtcccgAGTACGGGAAGTCATCTTCGCCTCGGTCGAAGAACGACGAGGGCCCCACGCGATCTCTGTCGCGCGGAGACGGATACGTCGCCCCGGCGTCCCTGCGGCTCCGAGGACTCTCGTCCTCGCACATGCTGTCCGGCGTGGGGCTCTGCGGCGGCGAGCATTCGCCCGCGGGGCCTGGGCCAACCGCTGCAGGCGCACTGGAAGTCACCCACTGTGCCTTGGCCTGTCCTTCTGCGAACGACGAACACGCCTTCTGACTCGACAGGTAACCCCCTCCCGTGCTGCTCTGGCCGCTGCCTGCGGCCGATGCCGACTGGCGATCCGAACCGACGGGCGTGGCGGGGGCTCCTGCGAACGCATGGTCCAAGTTCGCGCTTCCGTGGGCGCTCTCGGAGAGCACCTTCCTGTTGTGGGCGAGCCGCCAGTGGACTTCTTCGACGACTCGGTGCCGCGTCCGCAGCGCTTCTTTCGGACTCATAAAGCTGTGGTGACTGGGCGGGTACCCAGGGTAGCTCCCAGggcctgtccctctctcgccgggGCCGACAGCCCCTGAGAGTGAGGCGTACCTTGGGCCTTGCGTGCCTTCACCTCGATAGCTCGCGCGCGGGCCTCCCTCGTCGAGGCCCTCACCAGGCCTAAACCGCACAGAAGACGCCCCACTCGAGCCGCTGGAAGCGCCACTTGCGCGACCGTAGGGCGTGAACCTTTGCTGGTCAGACGCGGACGAGGcgaatgcatgcgcaccgTTGTACGCGAAGATGCCCTGGGACGGCGGGGGCGGCCCGCGGCCGCcgagtctctcgcctgcatgcagtttccgGCCCTCTTCGTAGTCGTGCTGGTCTTGGTACGCGAAGCGTTCGCGCGAGGTGTCTGGACCGGCGCCCTTCCTGTAGTTCCCGCTCCTCGCCCCGGCGAACGTTGCTGGAGCGGACGCAGACGCCACGCTCacgcctcgcccctcgctgtctcggctgctgctccgactgcatgcgttgcCGCCGTTCCGAGAGGCGTGGTAGCCGCCAAAGAGCCCCGTGACTCCCGCACTGTGGCTGTGGGGCTCGTGCCGGCTGGCGGGATAgctcgagggagacgaagcgaagctCGTTCCCGGAGACGTCGCGGCGCTTTCGTGGTAGCTGCTTGTTCGGGACGAGGCGTAGTTCGGCGTGGTGCTGGAGCCCTGGCCacggcgcgcgtctctgtcgcccgTGCACGGGGACGCCACATACGAGTGGAAACCTGCGTATGAAGACGACGCCAAGCTCCCCGAGCCGCGATCCCTGTCGCCGCTGCTCGGAGGCCCGCCGGATGAGCAAGACTGAAGAGAcaaggcgggagagagaggcggaatcGCCAGGCCTCTGTccctgcctgtctcccccgGAGAGTCGACCGACAACTGACCCATCGAAGACGCACTCCCGGCAATCGGAGCACAGGCCTGGCCGTCCGCGCGTTGCCCGAGCAGTTTCTGGCGCCTCAGAGCTCCAGGCACATACAGCAGCTTCTCTGCGCGATGCTTCAGGGGAATCCGCTCGCGGGCTACCCGGCGAGAGGACGTGCTCGAAGTGCTGTCTCCGGTGGCGCCTTGcgcggctcctctctccgacaAGGAAGGAGTCGAGGCTGTCGGCGTGTCTttggacgaaggcgacgaaggcacCTGTGGCGCCGagctcgtttcttctcgctcgcccatcaagcgaagagagagcgaggtaTCCCCGTGAAACGACGCCGGACTCACCAGCTGCGCCCGCTCCTCGGAACCGCCTGCCAcgcgcgccggagacgccacCGACTCGCCATTCATCCTCTCACCCAACCTTGTCTGCTCTCGGCCCTCCTCGTACTctgggcgtctcctcccgATCGCTCCGCCCTCGCCAGTAAAGCAGgcacggaggcgaggcgcgccgtcgGTCCGCTCCAGCACGTCTGTGGGGGATGCAGGCCCGAAAGAACCCACGGACGACGGATCGAAGGGATGCTGGGGAGACGCGGACTGCAGGGAACTCGAGGGACTTGTCAGTCGGGCTACACCTTCGACCGACCGCGTCCTCGACGTTCCCTTCTCGAATtgcccttctctcccttcgctaTCGCCATACCCAGCCCCCGTTGCACCCAAATTTCGGTGGCTGTGAATGCCAAGTGGCGAACTCGgcctgtttcctcgctcgtcgtcttcctcgcgccgtCTGTCAGGATCCccactgtctcttcccggACCCCTCCTGGCCCGGCTGGACGGGTCGGGTGCACAGCCCTCGCGGAAACTGGATGCAGCAGGCGACAGCCGCCCCGCACTCGGGTAGCTCTCAtcgctcttcctcgagaCGGAACTCGCGGCCTCTGTCTGGCCAGACGAAGGttcgtcgctgctgccgATAGCGTAGAAACTCACTGGGCTGGCCGGTCGACAAGGCGAGGTGCCAGCTGCCGCCTGCGACCGCTCGCCGTTCCCGCCACAACGCTGAGAGGCCCACGACTCTTGCCTTTTACCGCCCCGCCCGCTCTTCGTCCACTCGTGATTCCAGTCGTCCACacaggaaggcggagactcGCAGGCGACACCCTGGTAGGTCGGCGACTgccttccgtccctcgcctGACCAGTCCCGCGTGCACTCTGCGGTCGTGTGTCTGTCTTCGGCGACGCGAAAGGCACAGACCCGTGCGGCGCCGCATGGAGgggcagaagaggcggcgcacctgcgaacggagacagcggagacggcggcaaggaggcgcgcgcgttgCGTGGATGGAGCGAAGGAGCGCCCGCTGCAGCAGCGGGAGTTAACAGGGGCGAAcgcgccgaggcagacggcggagacgcagggatgtggggcgaaggcgagggctCCACCAGCGCAGCCGCGCAAACCGCGCCGGGAAACGCTGCTGGCCCCGAAGAGACGCCTCCAGTCGGAAGGGAAGCGTGGGAAGGCGGTTCTGCCGCCTGCCGGTCTGCCTGAGAGGCggtgaaggaagaagaccgcgGCGGAGGTGAACCCGTCCCGTCGGCGGGCGGTAAGTTGCGTGGCGGCACAGATGCGTCAGCTGGGACtcggcctttcttcgcccttcCCCCAGCCAGAATGCCTGGTCCCGCAGAAACGGACGGCGACAAAGACGACGGTTTAAGACCACGCGGGAGACCGTTTCGACCTCTCTGTCCTGCGAAGCCCTCGTCGAAGCGCTCCTCGCCAGCCCCCCCTGCGGCCGGCACGAGAGCGGAGGACGAAATCGAGGACAAGCTTGAGCTGCGTTCCCTTCCGGACCCGCTTCCTTTGCCCCTCTCAACGTCTCCACCTCTGTGAACTGGTCCCTCGAACGCGCCTTCACCCGAGGCCTCGGTCGATCCCCGAACCAGATCTCCCGTGCTTCTGCGGTGCTTCGAAGGCTCAGGGAGTCCGAGACGGCCGTCGCTCCCAGTCCGAGCGCTCCCATTGGAGCTGCCGACTGCCGCCGGGTCTTCTTCGACTCCCGACACGGACGTGAACTCAGGGAATCCGTCCCCGTCTCGACGCTTCTGACTCAAACCGCCCTGAACCTCCTGGTTCACTCGCAGCTCCGCCGGccgcgccgcatgcagctccAGGAAGCCAGgactgcctcgctcttctccagggCCCCACCTGGGGACGCCGTCTCCATTCGCCTGGCGACTTCCGCCGTGCGGGCTGCCGCTGCCACCGCAGCTGCCGGTGCTTCTGGTCGGAAACCCGGGATGGTGCCCACCTCCCGCGGCCGCCTGCGCGcttcctgcatgcatcccGCCGCCCGCGACTCGCCCATTGGATGTGCCTCCACTGCTCCCTGGCacgccgcctcgtccccAGTTCTGAGCGTCCGGAGACCCGAGACCTGGGAAGCCGCCGCCTCCAGCGTGGTCTTCACTGTGGAGACTCGAGAGCTGCTGAGAGCCGCGCCTGGAgtcgcctgcgctgcctgCCGTCGAGACCGCCGCCCCGCGCGTGTTGGATCCAGCACCGCGACCTCCGCTGCCCTCGCTCCTCCCCGGTCCAGCGGGGCTCCCGCCGTAGTAGAACCCTGCATGCCGagccttctcgctcggcgcTTTCTCCTGGAAGACCAGCTGCTGCGCGCCTCGAAGATCCTCCGCTTCAAAGGGCTGCGACGGGGACGCCACCGCGGCGTCACAGTTCTGCGCAGCTCCAGGCTCGCTCGCCGGCGCGTCCGACACGCCTGCGGGCATCCGGggcggcggcctcgcgccgGGATGCTCCACGGGGCGCGGCGGAAGCACTCCAACCCCAGGCGGCCTCGCGCCGTTGAGTGCCGCGACCGCCGCCACGTGCGCGAGCTGCTGCTGGATGAAGTGCTGCTGCAGCATCTGCTGCTGGAGGAGTTGCTGCTGGTGTTGAACGAGGAGGTGCTGCGGAGTCACCGGCAGGAGCAAGACCACGGGCGGATGAGGCTGCGCGGAGACCGGCGGAGGCTGCGGAAGAAGATGCGCGGCCGGGGCAGGGACGACGCCTGCGGGTCCCGTCACTGGAGATACGGCAGACCCGCGACCGGGGACTGCGCCAAGTGCGGACTGACCTGCATGTGCGCCCTCAGCTCCCaagggcgacggagacagcagcgggTGCTGCGGTCCGCCAACGGGTGCGGACGCGACCGCGTGGAGGTGCGACGGCGGACGCGGCacaggcggcgcagacgcagcTGGGTTTTGAACTCCGCCCTTCTTTCCTGGGAGCATCGGCAGATTCGGCCCGGTCGACGCGCCCAGAGCAGCTCCGAAGCTCGCCGCTTGATGCGCACCCGCAGCCGAGTCATagggcggcgacggccgAGTCCCCCAGGCATTGCTTCCGCCCGCACCTGGAACAGTCGCCGGTGCCccagcgcctcttccggAATCCGTCCCCGCACCCGCACTACTGCCAGGAGCCGGGGTGGGAGCGCTTCGTGCCGGCCGCACATTCCCTTTTCCACTCTGGTCGTCTGTGCTTCGGTCGGCCTCACAccgctcctcgcctgcaGCGTCTCCGGGGGGCGCCCGGACGGACCCCGGTC
The sequence above is a segment of the Neospora caninum Liverpool complete genome, chromosome IX genome. Coding sequences within it:
- a CDS encoding dead box polypeptide 27, related, yielding MLVKKKKRKDDAAKSRDGDGSSAPPSSASASPPTFSSLGLCAELCASVSTLGWRAPTAIQSEVLPYALQGRDIIALAETGSGKTAAFGLPILQQLLQRTQRFYALILAPTRELCLQISQQMLAMGGSLGVTVVTLVGGLDHNTQAIALAKKPHVVVGSPGRVVDHLQQTKGFSLKSVKVLVLDEADRLLSLDFDAALQVLLEHVGSPAERQTMLFSATMTTKVSKLQKASLKKPVKLEVNSKYDVASLLQQHFLLVPFKLKHTHLAAALLHLSPSSVIVFTNTCANARTIALFLRHLGFQSVCLHGKMTQPQRIGALTKFRAAETSCLVATEVGSRGLDIPHVQMVINFDVPLSSKEYIHRVGRTARAGRTGRALTIVTQYDVEAYQRIEHALGQKLDELTELTATEKVMPLHEKVLEALRSAELEAREADDAALVQKAAKKKRGAGSKRPPGAGGKKRKLG